Proteins from a genomic interval of Thunnus thynnus chromosome 5, fThuThy2.1, whole genome shotgun sequence:
- the ch25hl1.2 gene encoding cholesterol 25-hydroxylase-like protein 1, member 2, with product MDLAYSNIHLLIRCLGNESLLQPLWESLRLNYRDYLRSPLFPVLLTVSSYFVLCLPFLVCDIIGDRWAWVQQFKMQPGRRPTASTLLHCAGVTLYNHVFLVLPASVAQWVWRPPVDLPDQAPSLLELTAGVIGNLLLFDFQYFIWHLLHHRIRWLYVTFHAIHHNYSSPFALATQCLGGWELVTVGFWTTLNPVILRCHLLTTWTFMVLHVYVSIEDHCGYDFPWSTSRLIPFGIYGGPSKHDVHHQKPNTNFAPHFSHWDKIFGTHADFSFITAVR from the coding sequence ATGGATCTTGCGTATAGCAACATACATCTTTTGATAAGATGCTTAGGAAACGAGTCTTTGCTGCAGCCTCTGTGGGAAAGCCTGAGGCTCAACTACAGAGACTATTTGAGGTCTCCACTCTTTCCCGTTCTTCTGACCGTGTCCTCATACTTTGTCTTGTGCCTTCCTTTTCTTGTTTGTGACATCATAGGAGACAGGTGGGCATGGGTCCAGCAATTCAAGATGCAACCCGGCCGTCGGCCAACAGCctccacactgctgcactgtgcAGGCGTCACCCTGTACAACCATGTGTTTCTTGTGCTCCCAGCATCAGTGGCTCAGTGGGTATGGAGGCCACCTGTGGACCTGCCTGACCAGGCTCCATCTCTGCTGGAGCTGACAGCCGGAGTTATAGGCAACCTCCTGCTCTTTGACTTCCAATACTTCATTTGGCACCTGCTCCATCACAGGATCCGCTGGCTGTATGTCACTTTCCATGCCATCCATCATAATTACTCATCTCCCTTTGCTCTGGCCACTCAGTGTCTTGGCGGTTGGGAGCTGGTCACGGTTGGCTTTTGGACCACCCTGAACCCTGTGATCCTGAGATGCCATCTACTCACCACATGGACCTTCATGGTGTTGCATGTCTATGTTTCCATAGAGGATCACTGTGGCTACGATTTCCCCTGGTCCACATCTCGTCTGATACCATTTGGCATCTACGGAGGGCCCAGCAAACACGATGTGCACCATCAGAAACCCAACACCAACTTTGCACCACACTTCAGCCACTGGGACAAAATATTTGGCACACATGCTGATTTCAGCTTTATTACCGCTGTGAGATAG
- the si:dkey-24l11.2 gene encoding uncharacterized protein si:dkey-24l11.2: MENSEGEKTGESKLVHQTQQLCRFFSQGRHCNFGKKCRFLHVRDDAKAHEKKTARTLSQSDVMPPHSEVPGRDVGHRPPPTNNSRAAPAAGRRPCRYFISGHCTMEDRCRFWHPPQFPPLDDQPVPGNHARPVQRMPPVPRPNIIQEVKLCDLTEDVTKQLRDTEIKQLKKRFPKDQLIIQERSDGMVTYYRVTVEATDPDWPFDLKEIDIMVSFPDNYPQEIFTLDVPLDQDLPPVMARHVQEASCEWLQAKHATNQLMGKVELLFRPFLRWLDRSLERLFTEGARQLKKDIDIEKAGLQFIPYQELKATVCEKSEDAEEDASDEEKVERTEGERTVEGGQEGPGCDDGQHQQEEEEASHLVENIKISDPRRGTEVKLLGLRLGENTATVVAQQITVCLQCNRCKITADLTLTGRTPCTAQCEKCSASINAAFRPCMLHHYSDVLGYLDLHNAAPADLVLQDCDLTVGCLSCSQEGPMQNISYGQTKEFNCEHCHSKLSILAESTRFQYIQPRANKTGPSASVVNYKSIRDPAVQKGKPLPEKGTCKHYKQSHRWLRFPCCGRAYPCDVCHDEDQDHPMELATRMICGYCAKEQPYGNGKPCISCGSMMTRGARTSHWEGGLGCRNKVKMGRNDRQKYANTNKTVSRKAGGDKK; this comes from the exons atggagaACAGTGAGGGAGAGAAGACAGGTGAATCAAAGCTGGTCCATCAGACACAGCAGCTGTGCCGCTTCTTCTCTCAAGGAAGACACTGCAATTTTGGGAAGAAATGCAGGTTTTTGCATGTAAGAGATGATGCCAAAGCTCATGAGAAGAAAACAGCCAGGACACTCAGCCAGTCTGATGTCATGCCACCCCACTCAGAGGTCCCTGGTAGAGATGTAGGACACAGGCCTCCACCCACTAACAACTCCAGGGCTGCCCCAGCAGCTGGCCGCCGCCCCTGCCGTTACTTTATCTCAGGGCACTGCACCATGGAGGACAGATGTCGCTTCTGGCATCCACCACAGTTCCCCCCACTGGATGACCAGCCTGTTCCTGGAAATCATGCAAGACCCGTGCAGAGGATGCCACCTGTACCCCGCCCCAACATCATCCAGGAGGTCAAGCTGTGCGACCTCACAGAGGACGTCACCAAGCAGCTACGAGACACAGAAATCAAGCAGCTGAAGAAGCGTTTTCCCAAAGACCAGCTCATTATTCAAGAACGGAGCGATGGCATGGTTACATACTACAGGGTGACTGTAGAGGCCACTGATCCAGATTGG CCTTTTGATCTGAAAGAAATCGACATCATGGTGAGCTTTCCGGACAATTACCCTCAGGAG ATTTTCACATTGGACGTACCGTTGGACCAGGATCTGCCGCCAGTAATGGCAAG ACATGTACAGGAAGCATCGTGTGAGTGGCTTCAGGCCAAGCATGCAACCAATCAGCTTATGGGAAAAGTAGAGCTGCTCTTCCGGCCTTTTCTTCGTTGGCTAGATCGTAGTTTGGAGAGACTGTTCACTGAAGGAGCCAGGCAG ttgaaaaaAGACATTGATATAGAAAAAGCTGGATTGCAGTTCATACCATACCAGGAGCTCAAGGCAACAGTGTGTGAAAAATCTGAGGATGCAGAAGAGGATGCCAGTGATGAAGAAAAAGTTGAAAGGACAGAAGGGGAGAGGACTGTGGAGGGAGGGCAGGAGGGTCCAGGTTGTGATGACGGGCAGCaccagcaggaggaggaggaagccaGTCATCTGGTGGAAAACATTAAGATCAGTGATCCCCGCAGAGGCACAGAGGTGAAGCTGCTGGGACTGAGGCTCGGAGAGAACACAGCCACCGTAGTGGCCCAACAGATCACAGTTTGTCTTCAGTGTAATAG GTGTAAGATAACTGCAGACCTGACGCTGACTGGAAGGACACCCTGCACAGCTCAGTGTGAAAAATGCAGTGCAAGCATAAACGCTGCTTTCAGGCCCTGCATGCTGCACCATTACAGTGATGTTCTGGGATACCTGGACCTCCACAACGCGGCACCCGCTGACCTTGTGCTTCAAGACTGTGATCTGACCGTGGGATGCCTCAGCTGCTCCCAGGAGGGCCCTATGCAG aACATTTCCTATGGTCAAACAAAGGAGTTTAATTGCGAACACTGCCACAGCAAGCTCAGCATCCTAGCTGAGAGCACAAGATTCCAGTATATTCAGCCACGTGCCAACAAAACAG gtccAAGTGCCTCTGTTGTTAATTATAAGTCGATAAGAGACCCTGCTGTTCAAAAGGGGAAGCCACTGCCAGAAAAAGGAACATGCAAACATTATAAACAGAGCCATCGGTGGCTAAG GTTTCCCTGCTGTGGTCGCGCATACCCCTGTGACGTGTGCCATGACGAGGACCAGGACCACCCCATGGAACTCGCCACCAGGATGATTTGTGGCTACTGTGCCAAAGAACAG CCGTATGGCAATGGGAAGCCTTGCATCAGCTGTGGAAGCATGATGACGAGAGGCGCACGCACCAGCCACTGGGAGGGAGGACTGGGATGCAGAAATAAAGTCAAAATGGGCAG